cataatcccGGTCTGCGTCACTGATTTCAAAACATCGCCCTTACCCTGCGTTTCCCTTAGACAGTGAAGTGTCAGGGCAGCTGCTACACAGTCCGCACTGTGCATGACTTCAGTGCAGTTGCATGAATATTAATGCATCACATTTGCAATGCATATTTTTAATGTGccctttctttattttaaataaagggtgtatttcttatttttctgtacgttttgtttttccagacaGACCCTGCAGATAAGGCAGCTCGGTCTAAGGAAGAGGTTGGTTAATTCCCTTTTGCAGTTTCCTGTGAAGAAAGACAATTTTGTGTACCTCACGGTGTGCAGCTTGCACCAGCAGATGTGTCAAGCTTTTTACTAAACttataactataataataaaccaAGCTCAAAAGactgaattgtgtttttttatgtgacTTAAGTCTAAATATCCCTGGACAGATTCTACATTTAAAACTTAATCTAGCTAAATATGTTTgttattcttaaaaataaataaataaaaaactaaacatactTTTCTCTTTTGCTCCTCTATTATAGCCAAGACGTTCAGCAAGGTTGTTGGCTGTGAGTATCATTTGAGTTGTTTTGTCATGTAAtagttgttaataataataataataataaaggcatAATTATTGTGCTGTCAATCATGATGCCATATTGTCTCTTAAATCTTAATTTAACGAaagatactttttttttgtaattctaatttttatttttaagtgttgGACCAAATGTTATTTCTTCTAATCTTTGCAACATTTTGCTTTAACAGAAACCAGCCCCTGCCAAAGCGGAGCCCAAACCCAAAAAGCCTGCACCCAAGGTACGATACAAACCCCATGATGTATTTGAAAATtgtacccccccccacacacacacacacatacacacacacacttagcaTGATTAGTATTGTGTTTAATTCAGAAATGAAAACAGACATATtctaatgtaatcagcaaacaTTTCTGCAAGAAAATGATTGCATACAACTGGTAGTTTGTCATGGGCATTCCCCCTGAAAAAGTACCCGTCTTACAGTCATTTTGAATCTTGTTTTCTCGGTTGTTTCTCGTTTTTTAACTTTCGTAGACTCTTTTACATCATCGTTTGTTTCTCAGCCATCTGTTTGTATAAAACGTGAAGAAATGCACACAAAGCCCTGCCGAAAATATTTAAGTAAACACCCAGTACGAAACTTTAGTTAATGAAGTCAGGCAAGTTTTTCAAGAAAATCAATTTTGGAACTCCTGTTCTTAAGGGCTTCTTTGAAGTGCGAATTGTTCTGGAATTCCCATGATTCCCTGATAAGATTCTAATTGGATTTCTTTATTCAGTATCTGTATGTGTTGGCGGAGTCATTTAAAGTTATGGAAAAAAGTTATGGTAATTGTgtaagtttaatgtgtttttcttaatataagtaaaataagcTCATTTTTGTATCGTCAGGtttgaagaaaataatgttctttctttttaatgatttgttgcaatagtgtatctttaaaaagtaaaatagttGCTCTTTAGTATGCGGTTGCCCCCAGACTCTGGCCCATTACAGACATGACATCACACACTGCCGTCTCCCTCATTGTGCCACTAATTAAGACGTCTAATCCAATTAAACGAGACTCGTGGGTAGTCGAGTCTTCGCATGTCTTGAAATTAGTATTTAACAGGATCAAGTTGAGAACCGTCAACCGGTGGGTTGGTTTTGCGCCGACTGAAACCACACGCATATGTTGGATGTACCAGTTAATCACAtgagtgtattattatttatgctaTATACTGGTATTTTTGATGTAAACTCATCTGCATCTTAGAATATAAAACATCCTGCACACAAAACCCTGGTAAAAGTTTGCTAGTTCCCGTGCCAGTTTCACTTCCTGTAGCCGATGCCGTGTCCTGTGAGACGAAGGCTGTGAGTTCCATGGTCTTTTTGTTCACAGAAGGTGGCTAAGGGTGGCAAGAAAGGCAAAGGCGACGCTGGAAACAACCCTGCTGAAAATGGCGATGCTAAGACCGACCAggtgactttaaaaaaaaaatgttaattgatTTTATCCCACCAAATTAAAACCACCGTTTTAGTGGCTAGTCTGCAGtcttaattaaattatgtaattggTCATCTCAACAATTTGATCCAAATGATTCTCTCACCTCGTGTCCGTGAGTAGCTTCGGAATGTTGAAAGTTGCTATTCTTCTAAATTATTGTTGAACATTCTGTCCAAAGCACGTCACAATGAGGAGGAAATGGTAGAAAGTTACAATACATCTTTAAACCAAGTAATACAGCCCATAACCACAAAACAGGCCAACATCTAATCCAGAATAGCTTTATATTAGTCTATAAAGGAGTACATTTCACATTGGAATtgcaaaaacacagaaacaaggCAGGTAAACAGTTTGTGTAACAACTTCACAAACAACATCAAGAAATAGCAAAATGAGACAAAATCCCAAATATGTTGATATTGCCGAATGGATACATTTTCCATATGTTCAGTTTTAGGTGGGTCTGTTTTTCTCAACACTTATTTCAGTTTAGAGTCAGTACTTTGTGtagtaatatgtgtgtgtgtgtgtgtggtgtctaACGAAAGCCGGTTCTTGTTTTAACAGGCACAGAAGACCGAGTCTGCTGCCGACGCCAAGTAAACTGCGTTTGAACTTTTGATAATTCTATGTACTCGGTGACTGTACAGTTTGAAATAACTATTTTTTATCaagttttatataaaaaatgcagTTGTTAGAGTTCCATTGTTAGcttaaattgtattgtattgaaagTGTGTGCAAAAGGGGTTGTCATTAgcttaaaacttttttttatgccATTGTTAGAAAAACTCCGTCCGTACAATGTTGAAATAAGATGTTGCCCTTTGtaataaattttaaaaaactGCTGAATGttacgattttttttttctcctacattttggtttttaaattTCCGTTTTAAATACCAAACCTTATCATAAGGCAGCTaacttatattttttaaaatagtaGAATTTGCGGGAtggcctttttttcccccaccagATCATTTTTAAGATAAATTTATATGATTTCAATCGAGTAGATATTGATATGTAGCCTAAATCTCAACTGCAGATCCGAATATAATGAAGGTGTGCCAGTCTAGTCAGCAATGTTGAAAAAAGGAAACGAGAAAACCCTGGAGTTCAGTCGAAAATGTGAACTGACCGTCCTTTTAAactgatgaaaatgttttttttttttattatttttgtgaaaaatataattgggAAGCATTTAGACtgcttgcattaaaaaaaaaaaaaattgccgtTCTTTACATTAtttgcattaataataataaaaaaaaaatcacaaaagcTTCTGTTTTCCTTGGTCATTTAcgatctgtgtttgtttttgtgaaatggCATAAAAAAATGggatcttttttaatttttttgtggtGTTCTACGCATTAAGTTCAGGAATACCATGTTAGTTCCTGTATTAATCTTTCTGTGGCCGTCATGAAAGCCGTGCATTAGAACGTGATGCACTTGTCTTAACCTTATGCTATAGGGcgaatgcatttttttgtcTAGAGGTAAATGCACTGTCATTTTTGAAGGATGAGATTGATGCCATACAAGAATGTTaatctgaaatgtgtatttgtataaGTGGTCACGATATTAAAAAGTTGTTCCCAAGATGAGTTGGCAGTGACCTGTACACACTACTGTTAATCATAACAGTGCTTTTTATGAACTAGTTAactacatatactgtatattcccgataaaatacaagaatacaATTCTAATTGTGTTGCCAGTTGGAATAAATTAATTGCAATAAAGTTAGCGCACTGCCAGTTTACCTTGGGAGAATTGCGATTGGATTATAGTAGTGTCTTCCTGTGTCCATACTAACAAGTAAGTGTTTTTCTCTTTGTATCAACCAACCTTTAGCAGTGAGTAAGACTTAAGCATGCAGCATAATTTGCACCAGATTCCTCGAACAGACTGTTCTTTTTTCGTTCTCGATGTACCGATAATTAATTGCCTATTTAATTAACTTGTTTTGGAATATAATTAAAGGGGGAATAAAAATTAGTCAGTTTAATATATGGCACTAGTGTGGATGAGGTCTGGTTAGGGGAAAAACACAGTAGCATCCTTTTTATATATCCTGCACTGCTCTTGGAGAAAGTCAATTTTACAGGGTCGGCAGAAGTTATTGATTTGACAAGAGTCAAGACTAAGTGTAATTGAAACTCCCaagaatttgttttttgttttcagaccCTCGTTaaagaaaaagcacattttcaattaCAGGTACCTTACAAGTGCCTTAACTTGGAAAGGCCTTCGGAAACATGGATATTTTAGCAGTTTCATTTTTGGTTCTGTCAGGCATTTAATGTGAAATGGTTTACCATATTGTTTTCAATGGTCAATATAATAAAGTTATATTTTGAACACAGACGTTTCACACTTGTCTTGTGCGATTAGGAGTGTTTCTAAAGCGTCTTTAAAGGTGGAATGAGCAGAAGTATTGAGGGAAGTAGCATCTGTAACAGGGTGGGTCACATCTAGAAATCAacactgtttttgtttgcttattaAAGGGAATTGGCGCTGCTCTTAAAATGATGGTTTCATGAGTCTGTGTGTTGCTATAGTGTGTAAGAAAGATATACAACACTCTTCCAGATCTGTTTATCATATAAGCAGCTTTATAAAATGGTGGAGGTCAAAAGCCGGCATGTAAACCTTTAGGGTTTCGGGATGTATTGTATCATGTAACTACTTCCCAGAGAGCTGAAAAGCTACAGATTCTAGATTCTGGGGGACAACTGCAGACCGagttattattttctccttttcaATGACAGAGATTAGAAGATtttcattcattgtttttcttgCACAGTCTGCAGCGATCACTATGATCCCAGTGTAATCCGTCATCCGTTTGCATCACTAGCATCAATCCCCTGACGTCCACTGGTTTGTGGGACGGGCTGGTGCCCAGTAATGCGTGTTTCCAGTGAGACGTTCGGAATTGAATGTCTTCGCCAGGTAAATAGTAACTCGTCTTGTATGAGGGTTGCTTAAAAATAACTGCCGTCCAGACCTGCTGCCTGAGGGGACTGCGCAGCTACAACACTGATCTTAATGCATGTCGATGTTTTGTccaaactaaaatgaaaacattcacttcTGTAGGTACCCAAACAAAAGCACACCATGAAAAACGACGTAGGTAAAAACATGTTATTTACTGTTAACAGTTTCTTGTTTATATGTTACACCTATAACAGTAATGGAAACAAATATAGGAAGTGATCCTGGTGTGTGTGAAAACACACGTAAAATATAAACCTGTAAATGTTAGGAGACCCCAGTCAGCACCTGAGCCCCTCTAATGCTTTTGTGACACATTGCCTTTTATTTATGAAAAGAGAAACAGCTTTAGCTTTTAAGATTTAATCTGAATGCATATATATAcggacgggtgacaaattaaaggaaaaaccaacataaagtgtctcagtgaggtgttgggcaccacgattcccagaacagcttcaatgctcttggcacaattgtacgagtctctgaactctactggagggatgaacaccattcttccaaaagatattccctcatttggggttttgatgatgatggtggagagcgctgtctaacacattagtccacaatctcccataggtgttcaattgggttgagatctgatgaCTGAAGTCCATaacatatgagtcacatcactgtcatactcatcacaccattcagtgaccctcgtggcctgtggatgggggcattgtcatcctggaagagaccactcccatcaggatagaaatgtgtcaccataagaacataaagtttacaaacgagaggaggccattcaacccatcatgcttgtttggtgtctattaataggataaaggtgatcactcataATAACTTTggaatgatttgcagtgacccttccctctaaggggacaagtggacccaaaccatgccattaaaatgccccccacagcataacagagcctccgggcCTGTGCCGTattcttggtgtcccacacatgcactcgcccacttgttgagaatatggtgaaggacgactcatctgaccagatcactttgTTTTAcgtctctgtagaccagtgcctatggtttttgcaccactgaactctcacatgtgcatttgtctttgtaatgaggggttgaTGCACTGCAACcttactataatatccctcccTGTGTCATTCTCAATGGGCTGTTCTTGCTGACATCCATcatgtcctgcattgacattctcagtcacctgggaaagagtttcTTTTccgtttttccttacatatcgcagtaataAACAAGCATCGAATGTGCGCTTTCAACCACAATtaccaaccctatttactgatgtctttcccatagatctaaatgcagatgtatgtgaattgttcctattgaaacactagcaaTTTGAGCAgcctttgtgactgaagctcctgccatttgtgccccaataatgacccctctttcaaagtcaattagatcctttcctcttgccatcttgatccaaaatcaaggtcaactgggtcagctcagcatttgtatacattccacagagcaggataggattttaattgcttaattgtatcatgcagtgcacctgtttggaggcatctgcattcgttatgttcctccactcatttattcaggtttttcctttaatttgtcacctgtctgtatataatcTGATTATTCTCAATTTAGTGTATTTTGGATCGGACCATTGTACATAAAACTGATTTTAAGAATCGTGTGTTACGCTTTACATTCCACCTGCAAAATACCAATAATAAATTAGGAACAAAGTAATTGCAATGTTGTGACTTGACAACATGGActataaaagcagttgaaaccGCAGAAGTGTGTTTCCTGTGTATGATTTGTAGGTATGAATGATTTCCTGCCaaattaacatatatattcataattcataaaacaaaatacatgtttttactgGAAAAAATATTTGGTACTTCATCTGTGTTGTACTAGGCATTGAAATGGCAAGGATTGGCAACGATGTGGATTAGGGTACACAAATTGCATTTATTCACTCTATAAAGCACCTGTCTGTAACCAAAtgcatgtattcattcattgtattttatcaagagaaaaaaattgtaaatgaatatttcagtgttaatatattggtttattttacatttttaaatgtccaaTTGTGTTCTGTTGAATGAATAGGGATTTGGGTTTAAGAG
This is a stretch of genomic DNA from Amia ocellicauda isolate fAmiCal2 chromosome 11, fAmiCal2.hap1, whole genome shotgun sequence. It encodes these proteins:
- the hmgn2 gene encoding non-histone chromosomal protein HMG-17; amino-acid sequence: MPKRKTDPADKAARSKEEPRRSARLLAKPAPAKAEPKPKKPAPKKVAKGGKKGKGDAGNNPAENGDAKTDQAQKTESAADAK